The following are encoded together in the Streptomyces rapamycinicus NRRL 5491 genome:
- a CDS encoding PQQ-dependent sugar dehydrogenase, protein MKSHRNTLVAAAATTALAAGLLLTQTGAGNAAPARADSAPSDIKTVSSGWSIPWGLSWLPDGSALITERDSFKLYKLTQSGTRTQVGTVPNVVTTDGEGGLLGIAVSPNWNTDHAIYLMHTASDGNRIARMTYDGSSLGGYKAIVTGIKKNKYHNGGRLKFGPDGYLYATTGEAQTPDLAQDKNSLNGKILRMTTDGKPAPGNPFGTLVYSYGHRNPQGITWDPQGRLWEAEFGNSKYDELNLIEAGKNYGWPICEGECSTSGMTSPKRQWATGDASPSGVTYADGAMYLAALRGERLWRIPVDGTSAGTPKAYYTSSYGRLRTVETVPGKNTLWLSTTNADNNGGEPDGADKVFQVELK, encoded by the coding sequence ATGAAGAGTCACCGGAACACCCTCGTGGCCGCGGCCGCGACCACCGCACTCGCGGCCGGGCTGCTGCTCACCCAGACCGGCGCGGGCAACGCCGCACCGGCGCGGGCCGATTCGGCTCCCTCGGACATCAAGACCGTCTCATCCGGCTGGAGCATCCCCTGGGGGCTCAGCTGGCTGCCCGACGGCTCGGCGCTGATCACCGAGCGCGACTCGTTCAAGCTCTACAAGCTCACCCAGTCGGGCACCAGGACGCAGGTCGGCACGGTGCCCAATGTGGTGACCACGGACGGTGAGGGCGGGCTGCTGGGCATCGCGGTCTCCCCGAACTGGAACACCGACCACGCCATCTACCTGATGCACACCGCGTCCGACGGCAACCGCATCGCCCGGATGACCTACGACGGCTCCTCGCTCGGCGGCTACAAGGCGATCGTCACCGGCATCAAGAAGAACAAGTACCACAACGGCGGACGCCTCAAGTTCGGCCCGGACGGCTATCTCTACGCCACCACCGGCGAGGCGCAGACACCCGACCTCGCCCAGGACAAGAACTCCCTCAACGGGAAGATCCTGCGGATGACCACGGACGGCAAACCCGCCCCGGGCAATCCGTTCGGCACGCTCGTCTACTCCTACGGCCACCGCAATCCGCAGGGCATCACCTGGGACCCGCAGGGCCGACTGTGGGAGGCCGAGTTCGGCAACAGCAAGTACGACGAGCTCAACCTCATCGAAGCGGGCAAGAACTACGGCTGGCCGATCTGCGAGGGCGAGTGCTCCACCTCGGGGATGACCAGCCCCAAGCGCCAGTGGGCGACCGGCGACGCCTCGCCCAGCGGGGTCACCTACGCCGACGGCGCGATGTACCTGGCCGCGCTGCGCGGGGAGCGGCTGTGGCGGATCCCGGTGGACGGCACGAGCGCGGGCACCCCGAAGGCGTACTACACCAGCTCCTACGGGCGGCTGCGCACCGTGGAGACCGTGCCGGGCAAGAACACCCTGTGGCTGTCCACGACGAACGCGGACAACAACGGCGGGGAGCCGGACGGCGCGGACAAGGTCTTCCAGGTCGAGTTGAAGTAG
- a CDS encoding MFS transporter, giving the protein MSTASLEKSRPTRTHWLITLYAGGGEFCDGYILSIVGVALPLLTADYHLNSFDAGVVGSASLVGMFAGGLVFGYVTDRVGRQKVYLFDIAAFILLSAAQFFVTDPWQLTVLRFLMGIAIGADFAIAGTIASEFAPRDSRGPLLVIMVTMWSVGAAVAYVVGWAMLSSGHDDWRWMLASSAIPAVLILLLRFGTPESPRWLLSKGRGQEAEAVLKQMLGPDASLDDLEADTASRTRYGDIFRGAYLRRTVFVSVFWACQLLPIYAITTYEPTILSSFGLADGNDSYLGSVVVQIFFVVGSLSGILVINKGRRTLLLWSFGLSAIPLLGLAALAHPSPAVVIVLFAAFGVACFSSQCLQAVYPSELFPTGVRATANGFATGISRVGAAIGTWGAPVVLDHSTRLAMLLGAVICAIGWGTSYVLAPETSGLTLADASAADTDHSPRGGPRARRDTSSTPPSPAVKEPS; this is encoded by the coding sequence ATGAGCACAGCATCCCTGGAGAAGTCCCGTCCCACCCGCACTCACTGGCTCATCACGCTGTACGCAGGCGGCGGCGAGTTCTGCGACGGCTACATCCTCAGCATCGTCGGCGTCGCGCTTCCGCTCCTCACCGCCGACTACCACCTCAACTCCTTCGACGCCGGAGTGGTCGGCTCGGCCTCCCTGGTCGGCATGTTCGCCGGTGGCTTGGTCTTCGGCTATGTCACCGACCGGGTCGGGCGGCAGAAGGTCTATCTCTTCGACATCGCCGCCTTCATCCTGCTCTCCGCGGCCCAGTTCTTCGTCACCGATCCCTGGCAGCTCACCGTGTTGCGCTTCCTCATGGGCATCGCCATCGGTGCCGACTTCGCGATCGCGGGCACCATCGCCTCCGAGTTCGCGCCGCGCGACTCCCGGGGACCGCTGCTGGTCATCATGGTCACCATGTGGTCGGTCGGCGCCGCCGTCGCGTACGTCGTCGGCTGGGCGATGCTGTCCTCCGGCCACGACGACTGGCGCTGGATGCTCGCGAGCAGTGCGATACCCGCCGTCCTCATCCTCCTGCTGCGCTTCGGCACCCCCGAGTCCCCGCGCTGGCTGCTCAGCAAGGGCCGCGGCCAGGAGGCGGAGGCCGTGCTGAAGCAGATGCTCGGCCCGGACGCGAGCCTGGACGACCTGGAGGCCGACACCGCCTCGCGCACCCGCTACGGCGACATCTTCCGCGGCGCCTATCTGCGGCGGACCGTTTTCGTCAGCGTCTTCTGGGCGTGTCAGCTGCTGCCGATCTACGCCATCACCACCTACGAACCCACCATCCTGTCCTCCTTCGGACTGGCCGACGGTAACGACTCCTACCTCGGCTCGGTCGTGGTGCAGATCTTCTTCGTGGTCGGTTCGCTCTCGGGGATCCTGGTCATCAACAAGGGGCGGCGCACCCTGCTCCTGTGGAGCTTCGGCCTCTCCGCGATCCCCCTGCTCGGCCTCGCCGCCCTCGCCCACCCCTCACCGGCCGTCGTGATCGTCCTCTTCGCGGCCTTCGGGGTGGCGTGCTTCTCCAGCCAGTGCCTCCAGGCCGTCTACCCCTCCGAGCTGTTCCCGACCGGGGTCCGGGCCACCGCCAACGGCTTCGCCACCGGCATCAGCCGGGTCGGCGCCGCCATCGGCACCTGGGGAGCGCCCGTCGTCCTCGACCACAGCACCCGGCTGGCCATGCTCCTCGGCGCGGTGATCTGCGCCATCGGCTGGGGAACGTCGTACGTCCTCGCCCCGGAGACCAGCGGGCTCACCCTCGCCGACGCCAGCGCGGCGGATACGGACCACAGCCCCCGCGGGGGGCCGCGTGCCCGCCGTGACACCTCTTCGACCCCACCGTCCCCCGCGGTGAAGGAGCCCTCATGA
- a CDS encoding CdaR family transcriptional regulator has product MDHLGGPLGSPPVLTPELAQEIARDIGRITGFNVLITDPGAVVIGCGDLARVGTVHEASLEVVRTGRPATHSAEQAGRMRGVRPGMSLPITVGEEVIGTVCLTGVPEEVHRFGLVVRRQTEILLEEAALLRSRMLHERAVDDFVRDIALYDPEVVGPEAVAARAVELGLIPGVARSAVLLEVRSAGAPDLADEGPAPVSRLTVLRTVREVFRDRQDVAGEQTAGRYAVLAAAHEGRAAPERLPERCEHLLALLAERHGLDGRMAVGEPAAGATGMHDSYRDAATALRTGPAVFPGERVFIASELRVPQLLGSIPPHDRARFTEAVLGRLREQPDWPTLRETLIGWAEGGLSLVRVAERLHIHRNTLLYRLEKIGKLSGRRVREPGQAIEMYLASLTDTLREGVR; this is encoded by the coding sequence ATGGACCACCTTGGCGGCCCGCTCGGCAGCCCTCCCGTACTGACGCCGGAGCTGGCGCAGGAGATCGCCCGCGACATCGGGCGGATCACCGGTTTCAATGTACTGATCACCGATCCCGGGGCGGTCGTCATCGGCTGTGGCGACCTCGCGCGCGTCGGCACCGTCCACGAGGCGTCCCTTGAGGTGGTGCGCACCGGGCGGCCCGCCACCCACAGCGCCGAGCAGGCGGGCCGGATGCGGGGCGTACGGCCCGGGATGAGCCTGCCGATCACCGTCGGGGAGGAGGTGATCGGCACCGTCTGTCTGACCGGGGTGCCCGAGGAGGTGCACCGCTTCGGCCTGGTGGTGCGGCGGCAGACCGAGATCCTGCTGGAGGAGGCGGCGCTGCTGCGCTCGCGGATGCTCCATGAGCGGGCGGTCGACGACTTCGTCCGGGACATCGCGCTCTACGACCCCGAGGTGGTCGGCCCGGAGGCGGTGGCCGCCCGCGCGGTCGAGCTGGGGCTTATCCCCGGGGTGGCCCGGAGCGCGGTACTGCTGGAGGTGCGTTCGGCGGGCGCACCGGACCTGGCGGACGAGGGCCCCGCGCCGGTGTCCCGGCTGACGGTGCTGCGGACGGTGCGGGAGGTGTTCCGCGACCGCCAGGACGTGGCGGGCGAACAGACCGCGGGACGGTACGCGGTGCTGGCCGCCGCGCACGAGGGGCGCGCGGCCCCGGAGCGGCTTCCCGAACGGTGTGAGCACCTGCTGGCGCTGCTCGCGGAGCGCCATGGTCTGGACGGCCGGATGGCCGTCGGCGAGCCGGCGGCCGGGGCGACCGGGATGCACGACTCCTATCGCGACGCGGCGACGGCGCTGCGCACCGGACCGGCGGTCTTCCCCGGCGAGCGGGTCTTCATCGCCTCGGAGCTGCGGGTGCCGCAGCTGCTCGGCTCGATACCGCCCCACGACCGGGCCCGGTTCACCGAGGCGGTGCTGGGGCGGCTGCGCGAGCAGCCGGACTGGCCGACGCTGCGGGAGACGCTGATCGGCTGGGCGGAAGGCGGCCTGTCGCTGGTCCGGGTCGCCGAGCGGCTGCACATCCACCGGAACACCCTGCTGTACCGGCTGGAGAAGATCGGGAAGTTGTCGGGCCGCCGGGTGCGCGAGCCCGGTCAGGCCATCGAGATGTATCTCGCCTCCCTCACCGACACCCTCCGGGAGGGGGTCAGGTGA
- a CDS encoding amidohydrolase family protein — MEAAEQTDPTEPPLPPLVDHHCHGVARSELGSAEFEAFLTESDAPAALGTTFFDSQLGFAVRRWCPPLLDLEPHCPPAPYLARRRELGAREVTRRLLSAAGISEFLVDTGLPGNLTTPQELALAAGGTAHEIVRLEQLAERIADTSLTADDFLTGMADGIREAARTATGFKSVAAYRYGLDFEPDPPGPGAVHTAAEHWLARRAQGGTAAARVTDPVLLRHLLWSAAYTGLPLQLHTGFGDPDLRLDRCDPLALTDFIRAVRPTGCTLILLHGYPYHRGAAYLAAVFPHVYADVGLALSHTGARAGAVLAEMLELAPFGKVLFSTDAYGLPELYVVGARLFREALTGLLTHWVAEGAWSRRDARRVAALLGADNARRVYGLGTPAPRDAQGS, encoded by the coding sequence ATGGAGGCCGCCGAGCAGACGGATCCGACCGAGCCGCCGCTGCCGCCCCTGGTGGACCACCACTGCCATGGGGTGGCCCGCTCCGAGCTGGGCTCGGCCGAATTCGAGGCGTTCCTGACCGAATCCGACGCGCCCGCCGCGCTCGGCACCACCTTCTTCGACAGCCAGCTGGGGTTCGCGGTGCGCCGCTGGTGTCCGCCGCTGCTGGACCTCGAACCGCACTGCCCGCCCGCCCCCTACCTCGCCCGGCGGCGCGAACTGGGCGCGCGGGAGGTGACCCGGCGGCTGCTGAGCGCCGCCGGGATCAGCGAGTTCCTGGTGGACACCGGGCTGCCGGGCAATCTGACCACCCCTCAGGAGCTGGCCCTCGCGGCGGGCGGCACCGCCCATGAGATCGTCCGGCTGGAGCAGCTGGCGGAGCGGATCGCGGACACCTCGCTGACCGCCGATGACTTCCTGACGGGGATGGCGGACGGAATCCGGGAGGCGGCCCGTACGGCGACCGGTTTCAAGTCGGTGGCCGCCTACCGCTACGGCCTGGACTTCGAGCCCGATCCGCCGGGCCCCGGCGCCGTCCACACCGCCGCCGAACACTGGCTCGCCCGGCGCGCCCAGGGCGGCACCGCCGCCGCCCGGGTCACCGACCCCGTGCTGCTGCGCCATCTGCTGTGGTCGGCGGCGTACACCGGGCTGCCGCTGCAACTGCACACCGGGTTCGGCGATCCCGATCTGCGGCTGGACCGCTGCGATCCGCTCGCCCTCACCGACTTCATCCGCGCCGTGCGCCCCACGGGCTGCACGCTGATCCTGCTGCACGGCTATCCGTACCACCGCGGCGCCGCCTATCTGGCCGCCGTCTTCCCGCATGTGTACGCCGACGTGGGGCTGGCCCTGTCGCACACCGGGGCGCGGGCCGGGGCGGTGCTCGCCGAGATGCTGGAGCTCGCCCCGTTCGGCAAGGTGCTCTTCTCGACCGACGCCTACGGGCTGCCCGAACTGTATGTGGTGGGGGCGCGGCTCTTCCGGGAGGCGCTGACCGGGCTGCTGACCCACTGGGTGGCGGAGGGCGCCTGGTCGCGCCGCGACGCCCGCCGGGTGGCCGCGCTGCTGGGCGCGGACAACGCCCGCCGCGTCTACGGCCTGGGCACCCCGGCCCCCCGCGACGCTCAAGGATCCTGA
- a CDS encoding glutamine synthetase — protein MGTGEREQAYARARQEAERLTANGIQAIALTWVDNAGLTRVKSVPAARLPHAARRGVGMSPVFDVYLVDDSMTTSRHVGGPDGDLRLLPDLDRLTPLAAQPGWAWAPVDRYDQGGRAHPVCQRLFARRMAERARERGLTVRMGFETEWVVTTGDPDQDPPRYPTAGPAYGMARVVDLADYLADLLGALDAQQAEVHQLHPEYSPGQFEVSLAPADPVGAADLAVLVRETIRACSGRAGLNPMFGPVVDPGGVGNGAHLHLSLWQGDRNLCRDGDGPNGMTATAEAFLAGVLRELPALLAIGAPTPASYLRLEPSRWAGAYQCWGLENREAAVRFITGAPDDPGASNAEIKSFDPAANPYLVVGAVIAAGLGGMDSGLSLPPPVSGDPAVEGRERRLPTSLLTALEHFEDSTVLREALGDPLFESIAAVRRAESALFEKSSPREIAIATRRRY, from the coding sequence ATGGGGACCGGGGAACGCGAGCAGGCATACGCACGGGCACGGCAGGAGGCCGAGCGGCTCACCGCGAACGGCATCCAGGCGATCGCGCTGACCTGGGTGGACAACGCGGGTCTGACCCGGGTGAAGTCCGTGCCCGCCGCGCGGCTGCCCCATGCGGCGCGGCGCGGGGTCGGGATGTCCCCCGTCTTCGACGTCTATCTCGTGGACGACTCCATGACCACCAGCCGCCATGTCGGCGGCCCGGACGGGGATCTGCGGCTCCTCCCCGACCTGGACCGGCTCACCCCGCTGGCCGCGCAGCCCGGCTGGGCCTGGGCCCCGGTCGACCGGTACGACCAGGGGGGCCGGGCGCACCCCGTCTGCCAGCGGCTGTTCGCCCGGCGGATGGCCGAGCGGGCGCGGGAGCGGGGACTGACCGTGCGCATGGGGTTCGAGACCGAGTGGGTCGTCACCACGGGCGACCCGGACCAGGACCCGCCGCGGTACCCCACCGCGGGCCCCGCCTACGGCATGGCGCGGGTGGTCGACCTCGCCGACTACCTCGCCGATCTGCTCGGCGCGCTGGACGCGCAGCAGGCCGAGGTGCACCAGCTCCACCCCGAGTACTCCCCCGGGCAGTTCGAGGTGTCCCTGGCGCCCGCCGATCCGGTCGGCGCCGCCGATCTGGCCGTACTGGTACGGGAGACGATCCGGGCGTGCTCCGGGCGCGCCGGGCTCAACCCGATGTTCGGCCCGGTGGTGGACCCGGGCGGGGTCGGCAACGGCGCCCATCTCCATCTGAGCCTGTGGCAGGGGGACCGCAATCTGTGCCGGGACGGCGACGGGCCCAACGGCATGACCGCGACGGCCGAGGCGTTCCTCGCCGGGGTGCTGCGCGAGCTCCCCGCCCTGCTCGCCATCGGCGCCCCCACCCCCGCGAGCTACCTCCGGCTCGAACCCTCCCGCTGGGCCGGGGCGTACCAGTGCTGGGGCCTGGAGAACCGGGAGGCCGCGGTGCGCTTCATCACCGGCGCACCGGACGACCCGGGCGCATCCAACGCCGAGATCAAGTCCTTCGACCCGGCGGCCAACCCCTACCTGGTGGTGGGCGCGGTCATCGCCGCGGGCCTCGGCGGGATGGACTCCGGGCTCTCCCTGCCCCCACCCGTCTCCGGGGACCCGGCCGTCGAGGGGCGCGAGCGGCGGCTGCCCACCTCGCTGCTGACGGCGCTGGAGCACTTCGAGGACTCGACCGTGCTGCGCGAGGCGCTGGGCGATCCGCTCTTCGAGTCCATCGCCGCGGTGCGCCGGGCGGAGTCCGCCCTGTTCGAGAAGTCGTCCCCGCGTGAGATCGCCATCGCGACCCGGAGGCGGTACTGA
- a CDS encoding glycoside hydrolase family 88/105 protein, with translation MVSRRTLLTSTLGITGGLLLPTAGAGAAPADWSRAVVDSTIARKPDPKTLGGWGYTQGLFLLGAYRVYQRVKEPSYLAYIKGWVDNFVDADGHMSRTFDNLDAMQSGNLLLILHQETGDPRYRTAADQIRDRITTYPRTADGGMWHATGKTNELWGDGVFMAQPFLLRYGIAYGDETFAYEEVTRNLSVYFRHLKAANGLIYHAYDADGDAPWKPDPTTGTSAHFWARAIGWTAMTHIEVLELLPAKHPRRAELIGNIRHLAKGFTRYQDPATGRWFQVVDKSSDPGNWTETSASSMYTLMLHAALEHGWISGGGYASAVRRGYQGVLKKVSVGSDGLTNITDISEGTNVGDLAYYLGRKRNTNDLHGLGAFLLMNERLAH, from the coding sequence GTGGTCAGTCGCAGAACCCTGCTCACGAGCACACTGGGCATCACCGGCGGCCTTCTCCTCCCGACGGCGGGCGCCGGCGCGGCGCCCGCCGACTGGTCCCGGGCGGTGGTGGACTCCACCATCGCCCGCAAACCGGACCCCAAGACCCTCGGCGGCTGGGGCTACACCCAAGGTCTCTTCCTGCTCGGCGCCTACCGCGTCTACCAGCGGGTCAAGGAGCCCTCGTACCTGGCGTACATCAAGGGGTGGGTGGACAACTTCGTCGACGCCGACGGCCATATGAGCCGGACCTTCGACAACCTGGACGCGATGCAGTCCGGCAATCTGCTGCTGATCCTCCACCAGGAGACCGGCGATCCGCGCTACCGGACCGCCGCCGACCAGATCCGGGACCGGATCACCACCTATCCGCGCACCGCCGACGGCGGGATGTGGCACGCCACCGGCAAGACCAACGAACTGTGGGGCGACGGGGTCTTCATGGCCCAGCCGTTCCTGCTGCGCTACGGCATCGCCTACGGCGACGAGACGTTCGCGTACGAGGAGGTCACCAGGAACCTCTCGGTGTACTTCCGCCACCTCAAGGCGGCCAACGGGCTGATCTACCACGCCTACGACGCCGACGGCGACGCCCCCTGGAAGCCCGACCCCACCACCGGCACCTCCGCCCACTTCTGGGCACGGGCCATCGGCTGGACCGCGATGACCCACATCGAGGTGCTGGAACTGCTCCCCGCGAAACACCCGCGCCGCGCCGAACTGATCGGCAACATAAGGCACTTGGCGAAGGGCTTCACGCGCTACCAGGACCCGGCCACCGGCCGCTGGTTCCAGGTCGTCGACAAGTCGAGCGACCCCGGCAACTGGACCGAGACCTCCGCCTCCAGCATGTACACCCTGATGCTGCACGCCGCCCTGGAACACGGCTGGATCAGCGGCGGCGGCTACGCCTCGGCGGTCCGCAGGGGCTATCAGGGCGTGCTGAAGAAGGTGTCGGTCGGCTCCGACGGGCTGACGAACATCACCGACATCAGCGAGGGCACCAACGTCGGGGACCTGGCCTACTACCTCGGCCGCAAGCGCAATACGAACGACCTCCACGGTCTGGGCGCCTTCCTGCTGATGAACGAGCGGCTCGCGCACTGA
- a CDS encoding NAD(P)/FAD-dependent oxidoreductase translates to MTFPDTPPATVTIVGGGVVGLACAHYLSGAGLRVTVIERDRLGSGASRGNAGEVCPDLVEPLAAPGVIGTALRGLHRRDGALAIHPPAGAELLRFLVRFGMRATSRQYARGAAALGALARGTFGLFEELEAAGVDGAAHKDGFLFAFPSREYAAEALAAFRRLDAPIAPGGVLEGARLAAAEPSLTEGARAGFVVERQWSLDPSLFVDRLAERLRSDGVELVEGARVSSIVDRSGRTEVRTSAGTFRADTVVIAAGIGSRELVRGLGKDVDLVAGKGYSFSVAAEPPPSRLVHLGAAKVVLTPMGKRVRVAGTMEFERDADRFRQRRIEAIVAAARPYLRHADWDDRQEEWVGPRPMTPDGLPLIGPVPGHPRVLLATGHNMLGLMLAPATGRLVAGLLTGTADPGLSSTFAPVRSIRRYSWCVHGAH, encoded by the coding sequence ATGACCTTTCCGGACACCCCGCCCGCCACGGTCACGATCGTCGGCGGCGGAGTAGTCGGCCTGGCCTGTGCCCACTACCTCAGTGGCGCCGGGCTGCGGGTGACCGTCATCGAGCGCGACCGGCTGGGCAGCGGCGCGTCCCGCGGCAACGCCGGGGAGGTCTGCCCCGACCTGGTCGAACCGCTGGCCGCGCCCGGTGTCATCGGTACGGCGCTGCGCGGGCTGCACCGCCGGGACGGCGCGCTGGCGATCCACCCCCCGGCCGGTGCCGAACTGCTGCGGTTCCTGGTCCGGTTCGGGATGCGGGCCACTTCGCGCCAGTATGCGCGGGGGGCCGCCGCCCTCGGCGCCCTCGCGAGGGGCACCTTCGGGCTCTTCGAGGAACTGGAGGCGGCCGGTGTGGACGGGGCGGCGCACAAGGACGGCTTCCTGTTCGCCTTCCCCTCCCGGGAGTACGCCGCCGAGGCGCTCGCCGCCTTCCGCCGGCTGGACGCGCCCATCGCGCCCGGTGGTGTGCTGGAGGGAGCCCGCCTCGCGGCGGCGGAGCCGTCGCTCACCGAGGGCGCGCGGGCGGGGTTCGTGGTGGAGCGTCAGTGGTCCCTGGACCCCTCGCTCTTCGTGGACCGGCTCGCCGAGCGGCTGCGGAGCGACGGGGTGGAGCTGGTCGAGGGCGCGCGTGTCTCATCCATCGTGGACCGCTCCGGCCGGACCGAGGTCCGGACCTCGGCGGGCACCTTCCGCGCCGACACGGTGGTCATCGCGGCGGGCATCGGCTCGCGGGAGCTGGTGCGGGGGCTCGGCAAGGACGTCGACCTGGTGGCGGGCAAGGGCTACAGCTTCTCGGTGGCGGCCGAACCGCCGCCCTCCCGCCTGGTCCACCTCGGCGCGGCCAAGGTGGTGCTCACGCCGATGGGCAAGCGGGTCCGGGTCGCCGGGACGATGGAGTTCGAGCGCGACGCCGACCGGTTCCGGCAGCGGCGCATCGAGGCCATCGTGGCCGCCGCGCGCCCGTATCTGCGCCATGCGGACTGGGACGACCGCCAGGAGGAGTGGGTGGGGCCGCGGCCCATGACCCCCGACGGGCTGCCGCTGATCGGCCCGGTGCCGGGCCACCCCCGGGTGCTGCTGGCCACCGGCCACAACATGCTCGGGCTGATGCTCGCGCCCGCCACCGGCCGGCTGGTGGCCGGACTGCTGACGGGGACGGCGGATCCTGGGCTTTCCTCCACTTTCGCCCCGGTACGGAGCATTCGTCGGTACTCTTGGTGTGTACATGGCGCTCATTGA
- a CDS encoding SDR family NAD(P)-dependent oxidoreductase codes for MRIAGTTVLLTGATGGIGQTLARAFAAKGAKLLLTGRREEVLRPLAERLGGRVIVADLAERSDVERLVEEAANARILIANAALPSSGPVLDYRPEELDRALDVNLRAPILLSRLMAPRMVEAGSGHLVMIGSLSGRTASPGAALYNAAKFGLRGFALGLRQDLHGTGVGVSLVQPGFVGDAGMFADAGTSLPTGVRTISSRRVAAATIRAIERNRAEVNVAPLELRLGSAIGGLFPSIAERAQRGSGAGETSRQLADGQRDKR; via the coding sequence ATGCGGATCGCCGGCACGACCGTCCTGCTCACCGGGGCCACCGGCGGCATCGGCCAGACACTGGCCCGCGCGTTCGCGGCCAAGGGCGCCAAGCTGCTGCTCACCGGGCGCCGTGAGGAGGTGCTGCGGCCGCTGGCCGAGCGGCTGGGCGGCCGGGTGATCGTCGCCGATCTGGCCGAACGGTCCGATGTGGAGCGGCTCGTCGAGGAGGCGGCGAACGCCCGGATCCTCATCGCCAACGCCGCGCTGCCCTCCAGCGGCCCGGTCCTGGACTACCGGCCCGAGGAGCTGGACCGCGCCCTCGATGTCAATCTGCGCGCGCCGATCCTGCTGTCCCGGCTGATGGCGCCGCGCATGGTGGAGGCGGGCTCCGGCCACCTGGTGATGATCGGCTCGCTGTCGGGCCGTACGGCCTCCCCCGGCGCGGCGCTCTACAACGCGGCCAAGTTCGGGCTGCGCGGTTTCGCCCTCGGGCTGCGGCAGGACCTGCACGGCACGGGGGTCGGGGTCTCGCTGGTGCAGCCCGGATTCGTGGGCGACGCCGGGATGTTCGCCGACGCGGGCACGTCCCTGCCCACCGGGGTCCGTACGATTTCCTCCCGGCGGGTGGCGGCCGCGACGATCCGGGCGATCGAGCGGAACCGGGCGGAGGTGAACGTGGCGCCGCTGGAGCTGCGACTGGGCAGCGCCATCGGCGGGCTGTTCCCGAGCATCGCCGAGCGGGCCCAGCGGGGCTCGGGCGCCGGTGAGACGTCCCGTCAGCTCGCCGACGGGCAGCGCGACAAGCGATAG